CATGAGAGACACCAGAAAGTAGTCTACTATCGAAATGTGAAAAAACTAAGTATCTATGAAACCGCACAAGCTACCGGGTACAGCGCTTCGCAGGTATGCCGTATTCAACGATTGTACACTTTAAACAATTAAAAAAGTAATGCTAAGCACTTTTAGTAGATTGCTAGAAAATGGGGAAATTAATATCGAAAAAGTGTTGCTAAGCAGGTATATTTATACAATAACCTGGAAGAAAAGGAAGAACATCTTTAGTACAGAAAACAGCCTTAACGTACAATAATTCCCTATATCCAAGGCGACCCCTTCTAGAGTAGCTCATGCAAAACTTTACACTGATAAAACAACCCTAACAGCTGCCGACCTGTTAAATGATAGAATACTGCCTTTTTATCAAGATCAAAACATACCTATTTTACGTATACTAACAGATCGTGGTACTGAGTATAAGGGTAAAATAGAACATCATGCTTTTGAGTTGTTTTTAAGTATAGAAGGTATAGAAATAGAACATACCGTCACTAAAGCCTATTCACCACAAACCAATGGATTTTGTGAGCGTTTTAATAAAACAATGAAACAGGAATTCTTTGATACAGCTATGCGTAAAAAAATCTATACGGATCTCCATGACTTGCAACAGGACTTAGATAGTTGGTTAGATTACTACAATCAGGAGCGACCACATTCTGGAAAGTATTGTTATGGTAAAACACCTAGGAAAACTTGGGAGGATAGTAAAAAATTAGTCTTTGAAAAAAATAATCAAATCGCTTATCTTAACAACCTAACTGACACGTTTAACTTAACGGACAACTTTAATACTTAAATTTTTACTGCCTGTCAGATTAAATACTAACTACTACACCTTTATGTGATGGAACTATTGATATAAAAAAATCACTTCAGGTGAATTAATTTTTAACATCTTTTCCTTTCTAACTCAATTCGAGCCCGTTAGTCCAGTGCTAATCGAAAACCTATTGAGTAGTAAAATACTATAGATACACCGTTTTTGCTAGTCAATAGCATTCATAAAAATTAAAGATAAATGCATAGCTTTACCTGCGTGGTCTAACTACATTGTCTCTCATCATATCAGAACTCCAGTTTGTTTTCCAATATCCATTATTAGCGTTGTTATCATGTATGTGTTCATTTATAATTCCTGCTATAGGTGGTTGGAAAGGTCTTAGGCATAAACATTGATCTATACCTTGAGGATCATTCCGCATATCTATATAATCTTTCCTTGACCTCCAATAAGTACTAGCAGACACAACATTTCTATCAGTCTCTGTTCGAAATGTAATAAAAGGATCTAAATAATCTGTTTTTAAATCATGCAAAACTTTAGGAAGTTCTATCAAATATGAGTTGTCTTTAAGCAAATGATCAATGTTCAAAACAAAATTACGAGACCTTTCTTGATTACCATCAGCATAACAAACTTTCATATAAGGAGCTCTACCATTAGGTCTATTTTGATTATAAATTCTATCAAAATTTCTAGTAGGAATTTGATCAACTCCACAGAAATACTCACCCATCTGTACACAGTCTAAATAAAAGACTCCATATTCCCTTCCACTAATTGTTCTAACTTCATATTTCCATGGTTTAGGGCAGTCAAAATTTTGATATGCACCATTCCAAATATTTAAATTTGTATGATCCACTGACTTATTCAACCTAGCTCTTAAACTATTAAAAAATATATACCCGAGACCATTCTCCATGTTACTATTCTGATTTGGATCATATTGATTATTACCAACAGTTAGGAATCCTTTTAATATAGCATTATTCCAGTAAGGTTCTACTATATTACTATAACGAGTCTGATATTTAGCTATATTATGCCTCATTCTTTCTGAATCCGTGCTGATTGCGTCAAATGCATTATATCCTATTCTAGAATTACACGCAGAAAGTAACAGCAAAAAACAAGAAAAGATATACCAACTTAATTTATTACTAACTTTTAATTTCAATAAAAACATTGCTTAAATTTAAATTTCAACATAAATAACGTGATACATATAAAATGTACAAGATACTACCAATAAAACAGCTACTTTTTCTTTCTTCTCACCATATCCTCCTCAGACTCTTTAATTCCTTTATTTTCTCTCTTACAATATTCTATAAAATCAACCATATTACTAGTACGAATTGATTCTACTGTATTATTTCGAAGTACTCTATAAATTTTTAAAGGCCTCTCTTTATGCTGAGTAGGTTGAAGATCTATATAATAATACACCATGGCCTCATCCTCATCACCATCCTTATAATTATGCGCTTCGGAATGAGCAGCTATACATAAAGGTACATTAACTTGTTCTATTGCATCGCTACTACGTGGAAAAGAACAGTACATATCCATATACCTATCCACTTCACGTTGTGCTACTGGCTGTATCATCTCTTCAGATTGAGGAGTTTCAAAAGAAAAAATACGAAATGGATAACCTAGACCTAAACTTTCTAATCTAGAAGGATCATATTCAAGTAAAAAACTTTTATAACCATCAGGAAATTCATAACCTAACTCTATTTTAATCTTGTTATTAATCTGTCCTACAACGTTTACCCGTATTTGCCTTTCACTTGATACCTTACCAGATTTACTACTCTCACCAGGTTCTTTTTTGATTTCTTGTTTAACTGGTTTCTTGTTATCCATTCTATTCATATTCATACCATTACAAGCACCGATTCCCGTACAAGCAAATA
The nucleotide sequence above comes from Cardinium endosymbiont of Sogatella furcifera. Encoded proteins:
- a CDS encoding SMI1/KNR4 family protein, which produces MKTRLLYTLNLFACTGIGACNGMNMNRMDNKKPVKQEIKKEPGESSKSGKVSSERQIRVNVVGQINNKIKIELGYEFPDGYKSFLLEYDPSRLESLGLGYPFRIFSFETPQSEEMIQPVAQREVDRYMDMYCSFPRSSDAIEQVNVPLCIAAHSEAHNYKDGDEDEAMVYYYIDLQPTQHKERPLKIYRVLRNNTVESIRTSNMVDFIEYCKRENKGIKESEEDMVRRKKK